Within Thermococcus celer Vu 13 = JCM 8558, the genomic segment GTGGTCTCCTCGGCTATGGGGATGTTGATGAAGCTACCGAGGAGTGAGAAAAGAAAGAGGGTGTAGGCAACTTCCGGAGGTATTCCAAGCCTCTCAAAGGCGACCATCACGGCGCTCGAAAACATGATAAAGACCGCGAGGAACAGAACGAACATCACCAGGAGAACCGGAATTGAAACGGGAGGGATTATGAAATGCCTTCTACCCATCTTCCATCACCGTGTTGATCGGAACTCACACATCAGGAATATACGCTCCGGATGATTTAAATCCTTGACGGCTATCGATACCACGGGAATAGGATACACCGGTGAAGTTTTCCCGGGCCGTCAAAACCCACCGGAACCCCGACGAAAAACTTTAAGTCCACCTCAACCAAGCAACGAAAGGAGGTATAACCGATGAGGATTATCTGGTATGGACACGCGTGCTTCTGGGTCGAGACGAAGGGCGTGAGACTGCTCATCGACCCGTATCCTGAGGTTGACGACGACAGAATCGGAGAGGTCGACTACATACTGATAACCCACGAGCACGTTGACCACTACGGCAAGGTCGAGCTGCTCTCAAGGCTGAGAAACGCGACGGTGATTGGACCGAAGCAGGTCTACCTGATGGCGATCAGCGACGGAATAACGAGGGCGAAGGAGATAGAGGAAGGGCAGACCATAGAGCTCGAGAACGGCGTTAGAGTCACCGCCGTGTACGTGGAGCACCCATCCAGCCAGCACCCCCTGGGATACCTGATAGAGGGCGACAAGAGGGTCTTCCACACGGGGGACACGTACTCGACACCGATATTCCAGAAGCTTAGGGGAAAGGTCGACGTCCTCATGGTCCCCATCAGCGGGCGCTCAACGGCAAACGAGCGTGAGGCGGCGCAGATAGTGGAGGACATAAGGCCCAGGATCGTCATCCCGATGCACTACGGGGTCTACGGGGACGGAAGCGTCGAGAAGCTCCGGGAAGAGTTGAAAAAGAGGCGGGTCTGGACCATGGTCCGCCCCATGGAGCTCTACGAGGAGCTCACCTTGTAGCGGTGGGTTGGATGCTCACCACGGGAGTAGAGTCGCTCGACGGGCTTCTCGGCGGGGGCGTAGCCGAGGGCGTTCTGACGCAGGTTTACGGGAGTTTCGCCACCGGGAAGACAACCCTCGCGGTTCAGATTGGTCTCCTCAGCTCGAGAAAGGTCGCCTACGTCGACACGGAGGGCGGCTTCTCCCCGGAGAGGCTGAGCCAGATGGCGGAGGCGAGGGGGCTGGACCCCGAAGAGGCCCTTCAGAGGTTCATCCTCTTCACACCCGGGGATTTCAAGGAGCAGAGAAGGGTTATAGGGGGCCTGAAGAAGGTCGTCGACGGCTCCTTCTCCCTGGTGGTCGTGGATTCGCTGACGGCCCACTACCGCGCGGAGGAGCAGAGGAGGAACCTCAGCAACGAGCTGGCCAAGCAGCTCCAGGTTCTGCTGTTCATAGCGCGGAAGAACCGAATCCCCGTTATCGTCATCAACCAGGTCCACTTCGACAGCAGGACCGGGAGGATGAGGGCCGTGGCGGAGCACACGCTCAACTACCGCACCAAGGACATCCTCAGGCTGGACAAGCTCAACACGCCGGGACTACGGGTCGCGATACTCGAGAGGCACCGCTTTCGGCCGGAGGGGGGAATGGTCCACCTCAGGATAACGGATAGGGGTATCGAAGAATACCTGGTCAGGTGAAATATTGCCGAGTTGGTATATTACCGAATGGGTAATATCTCGGCGGGAAGATCAGCGGCCTTTGATTTCGTTCTGCCAACAGACCAAACTGCTCTACTTGGACAGACAAGTAATAAGAAGTCCTCGATAGGAGAGACCACTTCTCACTGAAGTCAAAGAAAAGCAAAAAGAGTGGGGAGACGAACCTAAACCCTGTCGTAAACTTCCTGGGCTATCCTGAGGACGGAGCGGTAGAGCTTCTCCGTGATGATACCGTCCTCGTAGTGGGCCGCGAGTTTATCCTTGTCGACTATCTCCTTCTTGCCGTCGGGCCACTTAACTATATCCACCTCGAGGTCCACGTAGCGGGCCTCGTCGGGGTATATCTCCACCGGCGTGTTGATGTTGTAGTACTCGCCCTTGAGGTTCCCGTTTCTGTCGTAGTACCTGTGCACGAACCACCACTTCCCGGCCTCTATCTCGGTTATCGCGTAGTCACCGAACTCTATTGGGAGCTCGAGGCCGTCGTAGAACTTTCCGGGCTTGAGGTGGCGCTTGAAGGTTACCTTCAGGGGGTTCATAGAGACCTCTATTACCTCCCCGGGCCCTATCTTGACCCTCTGGCCGTCGGGCTTGTAGTGTTCAAGGCTGAAGAGCCACCCCTTTCTCGGCCCCTTGTTGGCTATGAGCGCCTCCCAGAAGCCTGCCTTCACCTTCCCGGCCTGCGCCGGAACCTTCGAGAGTATGCCCTCGGCTATCTCAACCGCGAAGCTCAGCTCCGGGTCGTGGGCCTTCAGCTGGTGGTGGCCCTCAACAGTTGGAACGACCCTGTTCCTTATCTCGTCGAGCTTCCTCTTTGCCCCTCCCCCGAACTCAACCTCGTAGATGTTCCTGCCCTCGATGATGAGCGATGGGGCCGTGTGGGAGTCCGCCTTCCCCAGCCTCTCGGCCAGCTTGGAGAGCCTTATTATCTCGTCCCTGAGAGTGTTCCAGTCCTTGTAGGCCGCGGCGGTTCTCCAGAGGATCCCCCATTCACCGAGGTCTATGCTGAGACCGAGGATCCTGAGCCTCTCACGCTCCTTCCCGTCCTTTATCTTCCGGGATATCTTGACGTGCCTCTGGGCACCAACGGGCTTCGGGATCAGAACCGCGTAATCGCCGGGAATGGTAACGGTGAGGCTGAGCTGGGGCAGGAGGTTGTGCTTCTTAACCTGAACGAGAACCTCGTCACCCTCGGCCGCGCGCGGTAGCTCCTTCGCCGGGATCGTCCCGATGGCGCTCCCGATGTCCACGTAAACGTAGCGCTCGTCCTTCTTGACTATTATCCCCTTGTAGATACCGTAGAGCTGGTAGGGGAGCCTCCTGAAGAAGACGTCCACGAGTTCGTCCTCAAGGGCGGCCTTAACCTCCTCAACCTTCGTTCCGACGAGGATAACCCCGTGGTGGTCCCTCTTGTCGTAAACGTCGACGTCGAACTCCTCGTAGGTCTTCTCGATGTTGAAGCGCTCGACGATTCTGTTGCTCGGCTGGGCAATGTCAAAGCCCCTCTCAAGGAACAGCTTCGTCAGGGCCGTTGAGTAGATGCCCCTAACCCGAACTGAAACTCCTGTGCCTGTAGACACCTTCACCACCCCTCATCTTTTTTTCCACCACTCCCATGAGCGCGAGCCCCTCAAGTATCTCCCCGGCGTTCTCGACGCCGCTGAGCTTCTCAACGTTTCTCGCCTCCACCCAGAGCAGTCCTCTGGAGTGCCAGTTCCTCAACGCATCCTCAACCTTGTGAACGTCGCCCGGATGAGCGTACAGCCTGAACAGGAAAGCCTTCAGGGTCTCAAGCTCAACCTCAAGCCTCTTAACCTTTCCGAGTTCCTCCATTATACCAGTGGGTACCTTTTTTTCCTTTTCGCCCTCGAAGAGCAGACTCAGCCCCTCAACCTCCCCGCGCATCTCTGCCAGCGCCTTCCTGACGGCGTAGTCGTAAATCCTGTGGAACTGCGCGACCCTGTCTATAGCGGTGGAGAGCTTCGTTCTCGTATCGTAGTCCTGTCCGCGGGTGAGAATGGACAGTATCTCCTCGAGGCGGAACTTCATCTGGTGCTCGTTGCGGTAGAGCTCCTTCGCCCCCTCCTCAACGCGACCCCCGATACCCCCAACCTCGCGGTAAAGGGCAGACGCCAGCTCGAGCTTTTGCCCGGACAACGCGTAGAGTGCCCTTATCCTCTCCATAAGAACCTCAGGGTCCTTTTCCTCGTAGACACCCGGAAAATCCCGCTCAAAGGTGGAGTGAAGCTCCTCAAGCCGCGAAAGTTTCTCCTTAACCGCCCCAACGTCCATGCGGAAACCCCCTGAGTTTATCCTTACTCCTTCCCCCTACTTGTAGTTTTCGATGAGTCCGATTAAACAAAAGGGCTTACCCAAAAGCTTTTTTTAAGCTGGAATACTAACCATCCCGGTGGTTGAATGACCCTCTACGACCGCTTCGGCAGACCAGTGACGAACCTGAGGATCTCGGTAACCCAGGAGTGCAACTACTCGTGCTTCTTCTGCCACCGGGAGGGCCAGCGCTTCAGGGCGAGGCTCGAGCTCACCCCCGGGGAGATAGAGCGTATCGTAAGCGTGGCGTCGAGGCTCGGGATAAGGAAGGTCAAGCTCACGGGCGGCGAGCCCACCGTCAGGGGCGACATAATCGAGATCGTGAGACGGATAAAGCCCTATCTGGTGGACCTCTCCATGACGACCAACGGGAGCCGGCTGAGGGAACTGGCGAAGCCCCTGGCCAAGGCCGGTCTCAACAGGGTCAACGTCTCGCTCCACAGCCTCAAACCCGACGTGTACAAAAGGATAACCGGCGTTGACATGCTGGAAACAGTCCTCGAGGGTATAGAGGAGGCGGTGAGGTACCTCTCGCCCGTAAAGCTCAACATGACCGTCATGAAGGGACTCAACGAGGGCGAGATATGGGACATGGTGGACTTCGCGGCGAGGACGGGGGCGATACTCCAGCTGATCGAGCTCGAGGCCCCGAGGGAGGTCGAGGAGACGGGGTTCTTCCGGAGGTACTTCTACCCGCTCAAACCGGTCGAGAGAAAGCTCGAGGAGATGGCCGTCGAGGTCCGCGAGAGGAGGATGCACCGCCGGAAGAAGTACTTCATCCCGACGGATCACGGGACGGCGGAGGTGGAGGTCGTCAGGGCCATGCACAACACCGTCTTCTGCGCCAACTGCACGCGGTTGCGGGTAACCTCCGACGGGAAGTTCAAGACGTGCCTCCTGAGGAACGACGATCTGATAGACTTCGTTACGGCCCTGCGGAAGGGGGCGAGCGATTCCGAGCTGATCGACATCATGAGGCGGGCCGTCCTAATCCGCGAGCCCTACTGGAAGTGAGTTTTTAAAGTCCCTCTCCAACTCACGGCGGTGAGACGTTGCCGGCGATAAGGGTTGAGAAGCGGGAGGCGGAGGGGGTTAAGAGGAGGCTGAAGAAGCTGGGCCTCTACGATGGAAAGAGGCGGCCGAGAAGGGAAGGCGACTTCGTTCTCCTACCGGTCATCGACGACCCCCGGATCGAGGGGCTCGGCCACGAGGTTCTCCCGGTTGAGCTCCCGTTGAGGCCCGAGAGGCAGATATACAAAAACCTCGAGGACGTTTTGAGGGGGAGGTTGAGCGAGGAGGAGCTCGGATACCTCCGCCGGTACGACGTAATCGGCGACATAGCGGTCATTCAGATACCGCAGGAGCTCGAGCACCGGGTTGAAGAGGTCGTCTGGGGCCTGCGGAAGGTTCATCCATTCCTGAAGGTGGTGGCGAAGAAGGGCTTCCACGAGGGGGCCTTCAGGATAAGGGACTACTCGATAATCTGGGGTGAGAAAAGGCTGAAAACGGTCCACAGGGAGAACGGCGTTGAGATAAAGGTCGATTTGGGTAAGGCGTTCTTCAACCCGCGGATGAAGGGCGAGAGGTACCGCCTGGCCAAACTCGTTCAGGATGGGGAGAGGATCCTCATTCCCTTCGCGGGCGTCCTGCCCTACGCCCTCGTCATAGCGCGATATAAAAAGGTGGAGATAACAGCCGTGGAGCTGAACAGGGACGCCTACGAGCTCGGCCTCGAGAACATCGAGCTGAACAGCAAGAGGCTGAGGGGAAAAATAGAGTTCATCCACGGCGACGCCTTCGAGGTCCTCCCCGAACTCCCAAGCTACGACCGCGTCGTAAGCCCCACCCCCCGTGGAGTTGACGCCCTGAGCTTAACCCTCTCCAGGGCCGAGCGCTGGCTCCACTACTACGACTTCGTCCACGAGGCGAAACTTGAATCCTTCAGGGAAAGGATCTTGGGCGAGTGCCGGAAACTGGGAAGGAACTGCGGGGTTAAGGTCAAGCGGGTGAGCGACTTCAAGCCGCACGTCTTCAAGGTCTGCGCGGACGTGAGGATTGGGTGAAGCTTTGACCTCACCTGAACTAAAGGAGAGGATGGAAAAACCGCGGGAAGAACTACGACTTCCCCAGGAAGTCGAAGAGCGTGGCCTGCTTGCCCTTCTTCTTTGGCTTATCGACCCTCTCCTCTTCCTCGGCCCTCTGGAGTTCTTCCTCGCTTACCTCTTCTTCCTCGCTCTCCTCAGATTCCTCTTCCACCGCTTTTTCTTCCCGCCTCTCTTCGACGGCGGCCCTGACGTGTTCCTCAAGCCTGGACCTCTCCTTGAGCTTCTTCTCGATGTTCATGCTCTTGCCCCATATCGTCCTCGCCCTCTCCGCGTCCCCCGTTATGAACTCCACCTCCTTGAGGTCGAGGTCGAGGTAGACGACGAAGTGGGCCGCCATGTCCGGGTTGTACTCGAAGATGGCCCTCAGGACGTTGAGGGTCTCGAGGGCCTCGGGCTTCGCCATGTGCATCTCCTTCATGATCTTCTTGAGAATCGAGTCCCTCAGCGAGCGCTCTGCCTTGCTCTCGGTCAGGAGCTTTATCGTCTTCGGCGGATATATCCTCACGAAGCCCTTCTTCTTAACGCCGGCAACGGCGACGCCGGCCGTCATGAGGTCCGTCGCGTACTTCCAGAGGCCGTAGTTTCCGGTTCTCTGGGCCCGGCTCAGGTAGATGTCCGCCCTGCTCAGGGCCTCGTAGGCTTTAGCTATG encodes:
- the moaA gene encoding GTP 3',8-cyclase MoaA, coding for MTLYDRFGRPVTNLRISVTQECNYSCFFCHREGQRFRARLELTPGEIERIVSVASRLGIRKVKLTGGEPTVRGDIIEIVRRIKPYLVDLSMTTNGSRLRELAKPLAKAGLNRVNVSLHSLKPDVYKRITGVDMLETVLEGIEEAVRYLSPVKLNMTVMKGLNEGEIWDMVDFAARTGAILQLIELEAPREVEETGFFRRYFYPLKPVERKLEEMAVEVRERRMHRRKKYFIPTDHGTAEVEVVRAMHNTVFCANCTRLRVTSDGKFKTCLLRNDDLIDFVTALRKGASDSELIDIMRRAVLIREPYWK
- the taw22 gene encoding tRNA (guanine(37)-N1)/4-demethylwyosine(37)-methyltransferase Taw22, encoding MPAIRVEKREAEGVKRRLKKLGLYDGKRRPRREGDFVLLPVIDDPRIEGLGHEVLPVELPLRPERQIYKNLEDVLRGRLSEEELGYLRRYDVIGDIAVIQIPQELEHRVEEVVWGLRKVHPFLKVVAKKGFHEGAFRIRDYSIIWGEKRLKTVHRENGVEIKVDLGKAFFNPRMKGERYRLAKLVQDGERILIPFAGVLPYALVIARYKKVEITAVELNRDAYELGLENIELNSKRLRGKIEFIHGDAFEVLPELPSYDRVVSPTPRGVDALSLTLSRAERWLHYYDFVHEAKLESFRERILGECRKLGRNCGVKVKRVSDFKPHVFKVCADVRIG
- a CDS encoding MBL fold metallo-hydrolase; amino-acid sequence: MRIIWYGHACFWVETKGVRLLIDPYPEVDDDRIGEVDYILITHEHVDHYGKVELLSRLRNATVIGPKQVYLMAISDGITRAKEIEEGQTIELENGVRVTAVYVEHPSSQHPLGYLIEGDKRVFHTGDTYSTPIFQKLRGKVDVLMVPISGRSTANEREAAQIVEDIRPRIVIPMHYGVYGDGSVEKLREELKKRRVWTMVRPMELYEELTL
- a CDS encoding DUF402 domain-containing protein yields the protein MSTGTGVSVRVRGIYSTALTKLFLERGFDIAQPSNRIVERFNIEKTYEEFDVDVYDKRDHHGVILVGTKVEEVKAALEDELVDVFFRRLPYQLYGIYKGIIVKKDERYVYVDIGSAIGTIPAKELPRAAEGDEVLVQVKKHNLLPQLSLTVTIPGDYAVLIPKPVGAQRHVKISRKIKDGKERERLRILGLSIDLGEWGILWRTAAAYKDWNTLRDEIIRLSKLAERLGKADSHTAPSLIIEGRNIYEVEFGGGAKRKLDEIRNRVVPTVEGHHQLKAHDPELSFAVEIAEGILSKVPAQAGKVKAGFWEALIANKGPRKGWLFSLEHYKPDGQRVKIGPGEVIEVSMNPLKVTFKRHLKPGKFYDGLELPIEFGDYAITEIEAGKWWFVHRYYDRNGNLKGEYYNINTPVEIYPDEARYVDLEVDIVKWPDGKKEIVDKDKLAAHYEDGIITEKLYRSVLRIAQEVYDRV
- the radB gene encoding DNA repair and recombination protein RadB yields the protein MLTTGVESLDGLLGGGVAEGVLTQVYGSFATGKTTLAVQIGLLSSRKVAYVDTEGGFSPERLSQMAEARGLDPEEALQRFILFTPGDFKEQRRVIGGLKKVVDGSFSLVVVDSLTAHYRAEEQRRNLSNELAKQLQVLLFIARKNRIPVIVINQVHFDSRTGRMRAVAEHTLNYRTKDILRLDKLNTPGLRVAILERHRFRPEGGMVHLRITDRGIEEYLVR